In Drosophila innubila isolate TH190305 chromosome 2R unlocalized genomic scaffold, UK_Dinn_1.0 1_C_2R, whole genome shotgun sequence, the following are encoded in one genomic region:
- the LOC117783995 gene encoding pre-mRNA-splicing factor syf1 homolog isoform X3, with translation MVEKATPALHIELNFDEEDVPYEEEILRNAYSVKHWLRYIDHKAKAPNNGVNLVYERALKELPGSYKIWYNYLRTRRKQVRGKIPTDPMYEQVNNTFERALVFMHKMPRIWMDYGVFMSSQCRITRTRHVFDRALRALPITQHGRIWPLYLKFVQRYEMPETALRVYRRYLKLFPEDAEEYVAYLQEADRLDEAAQQLAHIVDNEHFVSKHGKSNHQLWNELCDLISKHPHKVHSLNVDAIIRGGLRRYTDQLGHLWNSLADYYVRSGLFDRARDIYEEAIQTVTTVRDFTQVFDEYAQFEELSLNKRMEQVANDEEANEEDDIDVELRLSRFEYLMERRLLLLNSVLLRQNPHNVHEWHKRVKLYEDKPEEIINTYTEAVQTVQPKLAVGQLHTLWVEFAKFYETNGQVEDARVVFERATQVEFVKVEHLAAVWCEWAELELRQQQFEAALKLMQRATAMPKRKVAYHDDTETVQSRLYKSLKVWSMYADLEESFGTFKTCKAVYERIIDLKICTPQIIINYGMFLEEHNYYEEAYRAYEKGH, from the exons atgGTTGAAAAAGCTACACCGGCTCTTCATATTGAGCTTAATTTT GACGAGGAAGACGTGCCGTATGAGGAGGAGATTCTACGGAATGCGTATTCCGTGAAACACTGGCTGCGCTACATTGACCACAAGGCGAAGGCGCCCAACAATGGTGTTAATTTGGTGTACGAGCGGGCACTCAAAGAGTTGCCCGGCAGCTATAAGATCTGGTACAACTATCTGCGTACACGCAGGAAGCAGGTGAGGGGAAAGATACCCACGGATCCGATGTACGAGCAGGTAAACAACACATTCGAACGGGCACTGGTGTTCATGCACAAGATGCCACGTATATGGATGGACTACGGCGTGTTTATGAGCTCACAGTGCCGCATAACGCGCACCCGCCACGTCTTCGACCGTGCACTGCGAGCACTGCCGATCACACAGCACGGACGCATTTGGCCATTGTATCTGAAGTTTGTGCAGCGATATGAGATGCCCGAAACAGCACTGCGTGTCTACAGGCGCTATCTCAAGCTGTTTCCGGAGGATGCCGAAGAATATGTGGCATACCTGCAG GAAGCTGATCGTCTGGATGAGGCGGCACAACAACTGGCTCATATTGTGGATAACGAGCACTTTGTCTCCAAGCATGGCAAATCCAATCATCAGCTGTGGAACGAACTCTGCGATCTAATATCAAAGCATCCACACAAGGTGCATTCACTTAATGTGGATGCCATCATTCGTGGTGGCTTGCGTCGCTACACGGATCAACTGGGACATCTGTGGAACTCACTGGCGGATTATTATGTGCGCTCTGGTTTGTTTGATCGAGCTCGTGACATATACGAGGAGGCCATACAAACGGTGACAACTGTGCGGGATTTCACCCAAGTTTTTGATGAATATGCCCAGTTCGAGGAACTGTCGCTGAATAAACGCATGGAGCAGGTGGCCAACGACGAGGAGGCCAACGAGGAGGATGACATTGATGTAGAGCTGCGACTATCCCGCTTCGAGTACCTTATGGAACGTCGATTACTGCTGCTCAATAGTGTTCTGCTGCGTCAGAATCCGCACAACGTGCACGAGTGGCACAAGCGGGTGAAACTGTACGAGGATAAGCCCGAGGAGATCATTAACACCTATACTGAGGCGGTGCAGACAGTTCAGCCGAAGCTGGCGGTGGGTCAGCTCCACACACTGTGGGTGGAGTTTGCCAAGTTTTATGAGACCAACGGGCAGGTGGAAGATGCACGCGTGGTATTCGAGCGAGCTACCCAGGTGGAGTTTGTCAAGGTGGAGCACTTGGCGGCAGTGTGGTGCGAGTGGGCGGAGTTGGAGCTGCGGCAACAACAGTTTGAAGCGGCCCTCAAACTGATGCAACGTGCCACGGCAATGCCTAAGCGCAAGGTGGCATATCATGATGATACGGAGACAGTGCAATCGCGTCTGTATAAATCACTGAAAGTGTGGTCCATGTACGCCGACTTAGAAGAGTCTTTTGGCACCTTCAAAACCTGTAAGGCAGTCTATGAACGCATCATTGACCTCAAGATTTGCACGCCTCAAATAATCATCAATTATGGCATGTTTCTTGAGGAGCACAACTATTATGAGGAGGCCTATCGCGCCTATGAAAAGG GCCATTGA
- the LOC117784603 gene encoding uncharacterized protein LOC117784603 isoform X2: protein MPLVATYNDTVPDVKALWQNDTLNREHYLCQMSPGYSCVKYSYIFKGGIQNITYMCAKVNSTNGCYRQTHSSGMQVEACVCTSRVGLIPCNGCATTKTIHVLGLALALFSIFIIVK, encoded by the exons ATGCCCCTGGTGGCCACTT ACAATGATACTGTGCCGGATGTGAAGGCTCTCTGGCAGAACGATACATTAAATCGTGAGCATTATTTGTGCCAAATGTCGCCCGGATACTCCTGTGtcaaatactcgtacatattCAAGGGCGGCA tacaaaacataACGTATATGTGCGCCAAGGTGAATAGCACAAATGGATGCTATCGACAAACACATTCATCGGGTATGCAGGTCGAGGCTTGTGTCTGCACCTCCCGAGTGGgtcttataccctgtaatggCTGTGCAACAACGAAGACTATACATGTTTTGGGCTTGGCCTTAGCTTTGTtcagcatttttattattgtcaaATAA
- the LOC117783997 gene encoding cytosol aminopeptidase — translation MMLSSCLAKSLNKNLKFIQGVRYMLALRHAGSTKNVLGRLLSRGALNTSQQTRHFALKCEEGSVVKGVVVGVYSKEGDKDPKLTSSGEKFDDRAQGKISELVRETGMRGDLGKGLVFMNVDAEFSSVAVVGLGQEGAGFNDLEMIDEGMENARVAAGVGARALQMQGVTDVFVDSMEYPEQAAEGSALAIWRYNSNRRKQDRTLIPKLELYDSPEVDAWTRGLFKAESQNLARRLCDTPANQMTPTIFAQSTVDALCPCGVSVEIRSMDWIEENRLNSFLMVAKGSCEPPVVLEVNYCGTAPEDKPILLLGKGLTYNSGGLCLRPKDCMHMYRGCMAGAAACVATIRAAAALSLPLNVSAVLPLCENMPSGMAVKPGDVVTLLNGKTLGIVDVSKAGTVVMADPLLYAQSSFKPRLILDVATLGYGVCSGLGGSAAGIFSNSNFVYKQFEKAGGLTGDRVWRLPLWNYFKQLVTPNLTFDISNRGRGPASSCIAAAVLHELVPCVDWAHIDIRNVGMMTRHNPLPYLLKDRMTGRPTRTIIQFLYQMACPDNK, via the coding sequence ATGATGTTAAGCAGTTGCCTTGCGAAATCGTTGAACAAGAACCTGAAGTTTATCCAAGGAGTGCGTTACATGTTGGCTTTGAGACATGCGGGTTCTACCAAAAATGTCTTGGGAAGACTATTGTCAAGAGGTGCTTTGAATACCAGTCAGCAGACTCGACACTTTGCCCTTAAATGCGAGGAAGGCAGCGTGGTCAAGGGCGTTGTGGTGGGCGTGTATTCCAAGGAGGGCGACAAGGATCCCAAGCTGACGTCCAGTGGTGAGAAGTTCGATGATCGGGCTCAGGGCAAAATATCGGAGCTGGTGCGCGAGACGGGCATGAGGGGTGATCTCGGCAAGGGACTTGTCTTTATGAATGTGGACGCAGAGTTCAGTTCCGTTGCTGTGGTGGGTCTGGGTCAGGAGGGTGCCGGCTTCAATGACCTGGAAATGATTGACGAGGGCATGGAGAATGCGCGAGTTGCCGCTGGAGTTGGAGCTCGAGCACTGCAAATGCAGGGCGTAACCGATGTGTTTGTGGACTCCATGGAGTATCCGGAACAGGCGGCCGAGGGCAGCGCCTTGGCCATTTGGCGGTATAATAGCAATCGGCGTAAGCAGGATCGCACGCTTATACCCAAACTGGAGCTGTATGATTCACCCGAGGTGGATGCCTGGACGCGTGGTCTCTTCAAGGCCGAGTCACAGAATTTGGCCAGACGCTTGTGTGATACGCCGGCCAATCAAATGACTCCCACCATATTCGCACAGTCCACTGTGGATGCACTGTGTCCATGTGGCGTGAGTGTGGAGATACGATCCATGGACTGGATCGAGGAGAATCGTCTGAACTCATTTCTAATGGTCGCCAAGGGCAGCTGTGAGCCGCCCGTCGTGCTGGAGGTCAACTACTGTGGCACTGCACCCGAGGACAAGCCCATCCTGCTGCTCGGCAAGGGATTAACCTACAACAGCGGCGGCCTGTGCCTCCGTCCCAAGGACTGCATGCACATGTATCGCGGCTGCATGGCCGGAGCAGCCGCCTGTGTGGCCACCATTCGGGCAGCGGCTGCTCTGTCGCTGCCACTGAATGTGAGCGCGGTGCTGCCGCTCTGCGAGAATATGCCATCTGGGATGGCCGTTAAGCCGGGCGATGTGGTCACCCTGCTCAATGGCAAGACACTGGGCATTGTGGATGTGAGCAAGGCGGGCACAGTGGTCATGGCGGATCCCCTGCTCTATGCCCAAAGCAGCTTCAAGCCTCGCCTCATCCTGGACGTGGCCACATTGGGTTACGGCGTCTGCTCTGGCCTTGGAGGCAGTGCGGCGGGCATCTTTAGTAATTCAAATTTCGTCTACAAGCAGTTTGAAAAGGCTGGCGGTCTAACTGGCGATCGCGTCTGGCGTTTGCCCCTTTGGAATTACTTCAAGCAACTGGTCACGCCCAATCTGACATTTGACATTAGCAATCGTGGCCGTGGTCCTGCCTCCAGTTGCATTGCAGCTGCCGTGCTCCATGAGCTGGTGCCATGCGTGGACTGGGCCCACATTGATATCCGCAACGTGGGCATGATGACTCGCCACAATCCATTGCCCTATTTGCTCAAGGATCGCATGACGGGACGTCCCACCCGCACAATCATCCAGTTCCTCTACCAGATGGCCTGTCCCGACAACAAGTAG
- the LOC117783995 gene encoding pre-mRNA-splicing factor syf1 homolog isoform X2 codes for MVEKATPALHIELNFDEEDVPYEEEILRNAYSVKHWLRYIDHKAKAPNNGVNLVYERALKELPGSYKIWYNYLRTRRKQVRGKIPTDPMYEQVNNTFERALVFMHKMPRIWMDYGVFMSSQCRITRTRHVFDRALRALPITQHGRIWPLYLKFVQRYEMPETALRVYRRYLKLFPEDAEEYVAYLQEADRLDEAAQQLAHIVDNEHFVSKHGKSNHQLWNELCDLISKHPHKVHSLNVDAIIRGGLRRYTDQLGHLWNSLADYYVRSGLFDRARDIYEEAIQTVTTVRDFTQVFDEYAQFEELSLNKRMEQVANDEEANEEDDIDVELRLSRFEYLMERRLLLLNSVLLRQNPHNVHEWHKRVKLYEDKPEEIINTYTEAVQTVQPKLAVGQLHTLWVEFAKFYETNGQVEDARVVFERATQVEFVKVEHLAAVWCEWAELELRQQQFEAALKLMQRATAMPKRKVAYHDDTETVQSRLYKSLKVWSMYADLEESFGTFKTCKAVYERIIDLKICTPQIIINYGMFLEEHNYYEEAYRAYEKGIALFKWPNVYDIWNSYLSKFLERYGGTKLERARDLFEQCLDQCPPEHAKYFYLLYAKLEEEHGLARHAMAVYDRATSAVKEEEMFDMYNIFIKKAAEIYGLPRTREIYEKAIEALPEQHIAIYAHCSQVCDPRITADFWQTWKEFEVRHGNEDTMREMLRIKRSVQATYNTQVNMMAAQFLNTNSGAAADAGAGAGSDAMRLLEEKARQAAAEAKQMPTERAATNIMFVRGETQGGAKNKDNTVINPDEIDIGDSDEDEDEDEDEENANTEQTANGDAETATKTDDEGLIMKKLRFEQKAIPAKVFGSLKPNNQQDSDEE; via the exons atgGTTGAAAAAGCTACACCGGCTCTTCATATTGAGCTTAATTTT GACGAGGAAGACGTGCCGTATGAGGAGGAGATTCTACGGAATGCGTATTCCGTGAAACACTGGCTGCGCTACATTGACCACAAGGCGAAGGCGCCCAACAATGGTGTTAATTTGGTGTACGAGCGGGCACTCAAAGAGTTGCCCGGCAGCTATAAGATCTGGTACAACTATCTGCGTACACGCAGGAAGCAGGTGAGGGGAAAGATACCCACGGATCCGATGTACGAGCAGGTAAACAACACATTCGAACGGGCACTGGTGTTCATGCACAAGATGCCACGTATATGGATGGACTACGGCGTGTTTATGAGCTCACAGTGCCGCATAACGCGCACCCGCCACGTCTTCGACCGTGCACTGCGAGCACTGCCGATCACACAGCACGGACGCATTTGGCCATTGTATCTGAAGTTTGTGCAGCGATATGAGATGCCCGAAACAGCACTGCGTGTCTACAGGCGCTATCTCAAGCTGTTTCCGGAGGATGCCGAAGAATATGTGGCATACCTGCAG GAAGCTGATCGTCTGGATGAGGCGGCACAACAACTGGCTCATATTGTGGATAACGAGCACTTTGTCTCCAAGCATGGCAAATCCAATCATCAGCTGTGGAACGAACTCTGCGATCTAATATCAAAGCATCCACACAAGGTGCATTCACTTAATGTGGATGCCATCATTCGTGGTGGCTTGCGTCGCTACACGGATCAACTGGGACATCTGTGGAACTCACTGGCGGATTATTATGTGCGCTCTGGTTTGTTTGATCGAGCTCGTGACATATACGAGGAGGCCATACAAACGGTGACAACTGTGCGGGATTTCACCCAAGTTTTTGATGAATATGCCCAGTTCGAGGAACTGTCGCTGAATAAACGCATGGAGCAGGTGGCCAACGACGAGGAGGCCAACGAGGAGGATGACATTGATGTAGAGCTGCGACTATCCCGCTTCGAGTACCTTATGGAACGTCGATTACTGCTGCTCAATAGTGTTCTGCTGCGTCAGAATCCGCACAACGTGCACGAGTGGCACAAGCGGGTGAAACTGTACGAGGATAAGCCCGAGGAGATCATTAACACCTATACTGAGGCGGTGCAGACAGTTCAGCCGAAGCTGGCGGTGGGTCAGCTCCACACACTGTGGGTGGAGTTTGCCAAGTTTTATGAGACCAACGGGCAGGTGGAAGATGCACGCGTGGTATTCGAGCGAGCTACCCAGGTGGAGTTTGTCAAGGTGGAGCACTTGGCGGCAGTGTGGTGCGAGTGGGCGGAGTTGGAGCTGCGGCAACAACAGTTTGAAGCGGCCCTCAAACTGATGCAACGTGCCACGGCAATGCCTAAGCGCAAGGTGGCATATCATGATGATACGGAGACAGTGCAATCGCGTCTGTATAAATCACTGAAAGTGTGGTCCATGTACGCCGACTTAGAAGAGTCTTTTGGCACCTTCAAAACCTGTAAGGCAGTCTATGAACGCATCATTGACCTCAAGATTTGCACGCCTCAAATAATCATCAATTATGGCATGTTTCTTGAGGAGCACAACTATTATGAGGAGGCCTATCGCGCCTATGAAAAGGGCATTGCATTGTTCAAGTGGCCCAATGTCTATGACATTTGGAATTCGTATCTATCCAAGTTTCTGGAACGCTATGGTGGCACCAAACTGGAGCGCGCTCGTGATCTCTTCGAGCAGTGCTTGGATCAGTGCCCGCCGGAGCATgccaagtatttttatttactctaTGCCAAGCTGGAGGAGGAGCACGGACTCGCCCGCCATGCCATGGCTGTTTATGATCGCGCCACGAGCGCTGTCAAAGAGGAGGAGATGTTCGACATGTACAACATTTTCATCAAGAAGGCAGCCGAGATTTATGGCCTCCCACGCACTCGGGAAATATATGAAAAGGCCATTGAGGCGTTGCCGGAACAGCACAT AGCCATCTATGCGCATTGTTCACAG GTGTGTGATCCTCGCATTACGGCTGACTTCTGGCAGACGTGGAAGGAGTTTGAGGTGCGTCATGGCAACGAGGATACGATGCGTGAAATGTTGCGCATTAAACGCTCCGTACAGGCCACTTACAACACGCAGGTCAATATGATGGCCGCCCAGTTTCTCAATACGAACAGTGGAGCTGCTGCCGATGCGGGTGCCGGAGCAGGATCCGATGCTATGCGTTTGCTGGAGGAGAAGGCGCGACAGGCGGCAGCCGAGGCAAAACAGATGCCGACAGAGAGGGCTGCCACAAATATTATGTTTGTGCGTGGCGAGACACAAGGCGGGGCCAAGAATAAGGATAACACTGTGATCAATCCCGATGAGATTGACATTGGCGACAGCGATgaggatgaagatgaagacgaagacgaGGAAAATGCAAACACTGAACAAACGGCAAACGGAGATGCTGAAACAGCCACTAAAACCGATGATGAAGGTCTAATTATGAAGAAACTACGTTTCGAGCAGAAAGCTATTCCGGCCAAGGTCTTTGGCAGCCTGAAGCCCAACAATCAGCAAGACTCTGATGAGGAATAA
- the LOC117783890 gene encoding uncharacterized protein LOC117783890, translating into MSRFMSCLLRKLRVQSRDQGSSEIYRQYSESKCKKPCPIGPKPRNSRDPPNCYEPERLETTAFKVPPFIKPKIFRPIQRKEILGPNASKCECYKNPEYYSYHRYSIYDLKAATNAVKACIKCCE; encoded by the coding sequence ATGTCACGCTTTATGAGCTGTCTGCTGAGGAAGCTAAGGGTGCAGTCCAGAGACCAAGGATCATCTGAAATATATCGCCAGTACTCAGAGAGCAAGTGCAAGAAACCGTGTCCCATAGGACCCAAGCCGAGAAACAGTCGCGATCCTCCGAACTGTTATGAACCGGAACGTCTGGAAACGACAGCTTTTAAAGTGCCGCCCTTCATAAAGCCCAAGATATTCAGACCAATCCAGAGGAAGGAGATACTTGGCCCCAATGCGAGCAAATGTGAATGCTATAAGAATCCAGAGTATTATAGCTATCATCGTTATTCGATCTATGATCTAAAGGCAGCCACAAATGCGGTGAAGGCGTGTATTAAATGCTGTGAATAA
- the LOC117784603 gene encoding uncharacterized protein LOC117784603 isoform X1, which yields MPLQLFKLLLPLLLLKSLKVSAESPQCFHFTWLGPYENKTNLPKESCEARVGDFNEIPCEMPLVATYNDTVPDVKALWQNDTLNREHYLCQMSPGYSCVKYSYIFKGGIQNITYMCAKVNSTNGCYRQTHSSGMQVEACVCTSRVGLIPCNGCATTKTIHVLGLALALFSIFIIVK from the exons ATGCCACTGCAGctgtttaaattgttgctaccgttgctgctgttgaaaaGCCTGAAAGTGTCTGCCGAGT CGCCACAATGCTTTCATTTCACCTGGCTAGGACCCTATGAGAACAAAACGAATCTTCCCAAGGAGAGTTGCGAGGCAAGAGTCGGTGACTTTAATGAAATACCTTGTGAGATGCCCCTGGTGGCCACTT ACAATGATACTGTGCCGGATGTGAAGGCTCTCTGGCAGAACGATACATTAAATCGTGAGCATTATTTGTGCCAAATGTCGCCCGGATACTCCTGTGtcaaatactcgtacatattCAAGGGCGGCA tacaaaacataACGTATATGTGCGCCAAGGTGAATAGCACAAATGGATGCTATCGACAAACACATTCATCGGGTATGCAGGTCGAGGCTTGTGTCTGCACCTCCCGAGTGGgtcttataccctgtaatggCTGTGCAACAACGAAGACTATACATGTTTTGGGCTTGGCCTTAGCTTTGTtcagcatttttattattgtcaaATAA
- the LOC117784004 gene encoding geminin — translation MSTGAARVYIQVESEAEQQEHLKQQRKTLKPLQTNANDKENLTGPGRVSIVDQLSRLKAGVNLTPTPKYGKRKCVETGTGPSTIISKQDADTQTEENSIQEAKDADKPITAEDLTSECEPGENYYKLLAEQRRAALENSLIENRHLHERIDGLEEEINIMRKELDEANNLVEVLKEICDENESEDPEAEAEAEA, via the coding sequence ATGTCCACGGGCGCTGCAAGAGTTTACATTCAAGTTGAGAGCGAGGCCGAGCAGCAGGAGCATCTGAAGCAACAACGCAAAACTCTAAAGCCATTGCAGACAAACGCCAACGATAAGGAGAATTTGACTGGACCAGGTCGCGTCTCCATCGTGGATCAACTTAGTCGCTTGAAAGCCGGCGTGAATCTAACGCCAACGCCAAAATATGGTAAACGTAAATGCGTAGAAACGGGTACGGGACCCTCAACAATAATAAGCAAACAGGATGCGGACACACAAACTGAAGAGAACTCAATTCAAGAAGCCAAAGATGCTGATAAGCCCATCACAGCGGAAGATCTGACCAGCGAGTGTGAGCCGGGCGAGAATTACTACAAACTGTTGGCAGAGCAGCGACGCGCTGCACTGGAGAATTCACTGATCGAGAATCGTCATTTGCACGAGAGAATCGATGGCTTGGAGGAGGAGATAAACATAATGCGCAAGGAACTGGACGAAGCTAACAATCTAGTTGAGGTACTCAAGGAAATATGCGACGAGAATGAGAGCGAAGACCCGGAGGCAGAGGCGGAAGCAGAGGCATAG
- the LOC117783995 gene encoding pre-mRNA-splicing factor syf1 homolog isoform X1, protein MVEKATPALHIELNFDEEDVPYEEEILRNAYSVKHWLRYIDHKAKAPNNGVNLVYERALKELPGSYKIWYNYLRTRRKQVRGKIPTDPMYEQVNNTFERALVFMHKMPRIWMDYGVFMSSQCRITRTRHVFDRALRALPITQHGRIWPLYLKFVQRYEMPETALRVYRRYLKLFPEDAEEYVAYLQEADRLDEAAQQLAHIVDNEHFVSKHGKSNHQLWNELCDLISKHPHKVHSLNVDAIIRGGLRRYTDQLGHLWNSLADYYVRSGLFDRARDIYEEAIQTVTTVRDFTQVFDEYAQFEELSLNKRMEQVANDEEANEEDDIDVELRLSRFEYLMERRLLLLNSVLLRQNPHNVHEWHKRVKLYEDKPEEIINTYTEAVQTVQPKLAVGQLHTLWVEFAKFYETNGQVEDARVVFERATQVEFVKVEHLAAVWCEWAELELRQQQFEAALKLMQRATAMPKRKVAYHDDTETVQSRLYKSLKVWSMYADLEESFGTFKTCKAVYERIIDLKICTPQIIINYGMFLEEHNYYEEAYRAYEKGIALFKWPNVYDIWNSYLSKFLERYGGTKLERARDLFEQCLDQCPPEHAKYFYLLYAKLEEEHGLARHAMAVYDRATSAVKEEEMFDMYNIFIKKAAEIYGLPRTREIYEKAIEALPEQHMRHMCVKFSELETKLGEVDRARAIYAHCSQVCDPRITADFWQTWKEFEVRHGNEDTMREMLRIKRSVQATYNTQVNMMAAQFLNTNSGAAADAGAGAGSDAMRLLEEKARQAAAEAKQMPTERAATNIMFVRGETQGGAKNKDNTVINPDEIDIGDSDEDEDEDEDEENANTEQTANGDAETATKTDDEGLIMKKLRFEQKAIPAKVFGSLKPNNQQDSDEE, encoded by the exons atgGTTGAAAAAGCTACACCGGCTCTTCATATTGAGCTTAATTTT GACGAGGAAGACGTGCCGTATGAGGAGGAGATTCTACGGAATGCGTATTCCGTGAAACACTGGCTGCGCTACATTGACCACAAGGCGAAGGCGCCCAACAATGGTGTTAATTTGGTGTACGAGCGGGCACTCAAAGAGTTGCCCGGCAGCTATAAGATCTGGTACAACTATCTGCGTACACGCAGGAAGCAGGTGAGGGGAAAGATACCCACGGATCCGATGTACGAGCAGGTAAACAACACATTCGAACGGGCACTGGTGTTCATGCACAAGATGCCACGTATATGGATGGACTACGGCGTGTTTATGAGCTCACAGTGCCGCATAACGCGCACCCGCCACGTCTTCGACCGTGCACTGCGAGCACTGCCGATCACACAGCACGGACGCATTTGGCCATTGTATCTGAAGTTTGTGCAGCGATATGAGATGCCCGAAACAGCACTGCGTGTCTACAGGCGCTATCTCAAGCTGTTTCCGGAGGATGCCGAAGAATATGTGGCATACCTGCAG GAAGCTGATCGTCTGGATGAGGCGGCACAACAACTGGCTCATATTGTGGATAACGAGCACTTTGTCTCCAAGCATGGCAAATCCAATCATCAGCTGTGGAACGAACTCTGCGATCTAATATCAAAGCATCCACACAAGGTGCATTCACTTAATGTGGATGCCATCATTCGTGGTGGCTTGCGTCGCTACACGGATCAACTGGGACATCTGTGGAACTCACTGGCGGATTATTATGTGCGCTCTGGTTTGTTTGATCGAGCTCGTGACATATACGAGGAGGCCATACAAACGGTGACAACTGTGCGGGATTTCACCCAAGTTTTTGATGAATATGCCCAGTTCGAGGAACTGTCGCTGAATAAACGCATGGAGCAGGTGGCCAACGACGAGGAGGCCAACGAGGAGGATGACATTGATGTAGAGCTGCGACTATCCCGCTTCGAGTACCTTATGGAACGTCGATTACTGCTGCTCAATAGTGTTCTGCTGCGTCAGAATCCGCACAACGTGCACGAGTGGCACAAGCGGGTGAAACTGTACGAGGATAAGCCCGAGGAGATCATTAACACCTATACTGAGGCGGTGCAGACAGTTCAGCCGAAGCTGGCGGTGGGTCAGCTCCACACACTGTGGGTGGAGTTTGCCAAGTTTTATGAGACCAACGGGCAGGTGGAAGATGCACGCGTGGTATTCGAGCGAGCTACCCAGGTGGAGTTTGTCAAGGTGGAGCACTTGGCGGCAGTGTGGTGCGAGTGGGCGGAGTTGGAGCTGCGGCAACAACAGTTTGAAGCGGCCCTCAAACTGATGCAACGTGCCACGGCAATGCCTAAGCGCAAGGTGGCATATCATGATGATACGGAGACAGTGCAATCGCGTCTGTATAAATCACTGAAAGTGTGGTCCATGTACGCCGACTTAGAAGAGTCTTTTGGCACCTTCAAAACCTGTAAGGCAGTCTATGAACGCATCATTGACCTCAAGATTTGCACGCCTCAAATAATCATCAATTATGGCATGTTTCTTGAGGAGCACAACTATTATGAGGAGGCCTATCGCGCCTATGAAAAGGGCATTGCATTGTTCAAGTGGCCCAATGTCTATGACATTTGGAATTCGTATCTATCCAAGTTTCTGGAACGCTATGGTGGCACCAAACTGGAGCGCGCTCGTGATCTCTTCGAGCAGTGCTTGGATCAGTGCCCGCCGGAGCATgccaagtatttttatttactctaTGCCAAGCTGGAGGAGGAGCACGGACTCGCCCGCCATGCCATGGCTGTTTATGATCGCGCCACGAGCGCTGTCAAAGAGGAGGAGATGTTCGACATGTACAACATTTTCATCAAGAAGGCAGCCGAGATTTATGGCCTCCCACGCACTCGGGAAATATATGAAAAGGCCATTGAGGCGTTGCCGGAACAGCACATGCGGCACATGTGTGTCAAGTTTTCGGAGCTGGAGACGAAGCTTGGCGAAGTGGATCGCGCCAGAGCCATCTATGCGCATTGTTCACAG GTGTGTGATCCTCGCATTACGGCTGACTTCTGGCAGACGTGGAAGGAGTTTGAGGTGCGTCATGGCAACGAGGATACGATGCGTGAAATGTTGCGCATTAAACGCTCCGTACAGGCCACTTACAACACGCAGGTCAATATGATGGCCGCCCAGTTTCTCAATACGAACAGTGGAGCTGCTGCCGATGCGGGTGCCGGAGCAGGATCCGATGCTATGCGTTTGCTGGAGGAGAAGGCGCGACAGGCGGCAGCCGAGGCAAAACAGATGCCGACAGAGAGGGCTGCCACAAATATTATGTTTGTGCGTGGCGAGACACAAGGCGGGGCCAAGAATAAGGATAACACTGTGATCAATCCCGATGAGATTGACATTGGCGACAGCGATgaggatgaagatgaagacgaagacgaGGAAAATGCAAACACTGAACAAACGGCAAACGGAGATGCTGAAACAGCCACTAAAACCGATGATGAAGGTCTAATTATGAAGAAACTACGTTTCGAGCAGAAAGCTATTCCGGCCAAGGTCTTTGGCAGCCTGAAGCCCAACAATCAGCAAGACTCTGATGAGGAATAA